In the Ranitomeya imitator isolate aRanImi1 chromosome 2, aRanImi1.pri, whole genome shotgun sequence genome, atgaagaggagggcatcgatgtgaacaccctcatcgaagcagtacaaagtcgggagccgctgtggaacatgtcggaccgccgccatgctgaccagttaatcacccgacggctatgggaggaagtgtgcagtgctgttatggataactgggaggaactcgatgctggggcccaggatctagcgcgtaagtattcacacttcataaccttatgttagcatgatttaatgtggtgtatagtaaccaatttttgctttttctttccaggtaacaggattatcgtgcggtggcggtcactcagggatcgcttcaagagggagtttaataaggagatgcaggccccgagtggatctagaggacgcaggagcagatacaaacatgccagagccctgtcgttcctccggtcgacgctgctgagcagaaggtaaatattcaacaccacatattttcagtcaaactgtaaaaatgtgtaaccttcaattttttttgcagcaagggcaattgtaatatccagatactaattttttttttcttctttaacagcactttctgcagcactcgggagcctgcatcagagttgcacccctctggagcgatccctcaagagtccgccaccggggaccacgtcaacccctctgtttctgcaccttccctttcgtttgatccctcagcctcatccaccagcgctggagcagcagggcggacttcgtcacttgaagctgcaggtgatgagttagagttccctttaccccacccctctgccactgccgcaacatctagaccaacgttgtggtcaggacggcagcgccagagaggtcaggaaaggagctatgcgcctgactttttgcagctgaatgcatcctttcacagtgccatcaagcttttgagtgagcaaacgtctgctgggtacaatatgcttaacaaaagcatacttgaactcagcagtcgtcttgataggatgcaatcagatgcaaatcagtcaccaaggcactgtttttttcagtcggtcctcaggcacatggaaaatctaactcctgacctgcagatgcatgtgatgcaaggctgccacactgctctagcgcaggcgatgtcccatgcccctccacctacccttcatgtgtcaacacctttcccctctcaatccaccgtctatcctcccgtccgtcctcctcctgtccgtcctcctcccgtccattctactccttcgtcatttgttccttccccccttagtctttcccagtttttaccgtcccccttccattcttcccctttaacttctccgttcccaatcccaccaacaccttcatacctcccacacaccacatcagcacctcaactctctacacaacctcatgttttcaccacccattctacttctgttcctccccgtgatgtcctgtcccccactctcgacgtggtccgccctgtcagcccctccgctactatctccaccccaaactatgagaatctgtaaataaataaacagttttttggtttaaaaacaattttattgtctttctcttttttttttgtaaagtttttaaatcaccaaggttatggcaatagtaacaataacagtgtttaaagggtaccgttgcaaaacatacaatgctgcattaaagtacaaagattttgtaagcaaacaaaaaatggtatttttacaagtgtaaaaagaaaaatttttttacaccatttcatactgccagtcaactgatcctgcaggagacatgaagtagtctgcaaaactgtcccgcattctggagactgctactggactgcgaaaagtggggttttggtaatcccgtaaggtgctttcagaaacattatcctccagggaaacttgttcttttgataaaacaaaattgtgcaggacaacgcacgctttgaccacatcatcgacagtttcagtctgcagtttaattgcagttagcaggactctccatttggcagttaagatgccaaaagcacattccactactcttcgtgctctggttaagcggtaattgtaaatttttttcctctgggtcagtccactacttccaaagggtttcagcaagtgtggggaaagctggaaggcatcatctccaacacaaacaaatggtaatggtggactagtggttccagggagaggtctagggggcggaaaatcaaatgtctctccatataaacggcgccccattggtgaatttttaaagatttgtgaatca is a window encoding:
- the LOC138662745 gene encoding uncharacterized protein → MSSSESPPAHHQQTEEYEAEGLTEGDGQGGEIQGAGAHSSSQSGARRRVPQSTSHSRRNDNRGGRRRASQRAPEQDDEEEGIDVNTLIEAVQSREPLWNMSDRRHADQLITRRLWEEVCSAVMDNWEELDAGAQDLARNRIIVRWRSLRDRFKREFNKEMQAPSGSRGRRSRYKHARALSFLRSTLLSRSTFCSTREPASELHPSGAIPQESATGDHVNPSVSAPSLSFDPSASSTSAGAAGRTSSLEAAGDELEFPLPHPSATAATSRPTLWSGRQRQRGQERSYAPDFLQLNASFHSAIKLLSEQTSAGYNMLNKSILELSSRLDRMQSDANQSPRHCFFQSVLRHMENLTPDLQMHVMQGCHTALAQAMSHAPPPTLHVSTPFPSQSTVYPPVRPPPVRPPPVHSTPSSFVPSPLSLSQFLPSPFHSSPLTSPFPIPPTPSYLPHTTSAPQLSTQPHVFTTHSTSVPPRDVLSPTLDVVRPVSPSATISTPNYENL